The following are encoded together in the Pseudomonas maumuensis genome:
- a CDS encoding CPBP family intramembrane glutamic endopeptidase — protein sequence MPPLHWIALLLLGLGYTLALIHGSIDLVALPALLALLCSALLARRPVRWQQSLGHLLFIVLAVALALHWLPGFHGARVIDKAVLSEGAVPFSMYLNLDKPLIGLWLLLACPWLVMLRGRGLAISLALILPLTLLACLGGAWVLGMVAWAPKWPDQAWLWLANNLLLVSLTEELLFRGYIQGSLQRLFKHEGLALLVAALLFGLAHLGGGWQWFYLATLAGVGYGLAYRHGGLAAAVVCHTCVNLAHFALFSYPMLAPS from the coding sequence ATGCCCCCTCTCCACTGGATCGCCCTGCTCCTGCTCGGCCTCGGCTACACCCTCGCACTGATCCACGGCAGTATCGACCTGGTCGCCCTGCCCGCCTTGCTCGCACTGCTGTGCAGCGCATTGCTCGCCCGACGCCCGGTACGCTGGCAACAAAGCCTCGGCCATCTACTGTTCATCGTTCTCGCCGTCGCCCTGGCGCTGCACTGGCTGCCCGGTTTCCATGGCGCTCGCGTCATCGACAAGGCCGTCCTGAGCGAAGGCGCGGTGCCCTTCTCGATGTATCTGAACCTCGACAAACCGCTGATCGGCCTGTGGCTGCTGCTGGCCTGCCCTTGGCTGGTAATGCTGCGCGGTCGCGGCCTGGCCATAAGCCTGGCGCTGATCCTGCCGCTTACCCTGCTCGCCTGCCTGGGCGGCGCCTGGGTCTTGGGGATGGTGGCCTGGGCACCGAAATGGCCGGACCAGGCCTGGCTGTGGCTGGCCAACAACCTGCTGCTGGTGAGCCTGACCGAGGAATTGCTGTTCCGGGGCTACATCCAGGGCAGCCTGCAACGTCTGTTCAAACATGAGGGGCTGGCGCTGCTGGTGGCCGCGCTGTTGTTCGGCCTCGCGCACCTGGGCGGTGGCTGGCAGTGGTTCTACCTGGCCACGCTGGCCGGGGTGGGATATGGTCTGGCCTATCGCCATGGCGGGTTGGCAGCGGCGGTCGTGTGCCATACCTGCGTCAACCTGGCGCACTTCGCCCTGTTCAGCTACCCGATGCTGGCTCCAAGTTGA
- a CDS encoding deoxyguanosinetriphosphate triphosphohydrolase, producing MDWQTLLTRERLGKALYSPEELGRSPFHKDHDRIIFSGAFRRLGRKTQVHPVSSNDHIHTRLTHSLEVSCVGRSLGMRVGETLRGQLPDWCEPSDLGMIVQSACLAHDIGNPPFGHSGEDAIRHWFQQAAGRGWLDDMSDDQRADFLNFEGNAQGFRVLTQLEYHQFDGGMRLTYATLGAYLKYPWAARHADALGYKKHKFGCYQSELVLLEQIAGKLGLPQLEHQRWARHPLVYLMEAADDICYALIDLEDGLEMDLLQYAEVEALLLDLVGDDLPETYRLLGPGESRRRKLAILRGKAIEHLTNAAAQAFVEQQGALLAGRLSGDLVEHMHGPAQRCVLQAKDMARKKIFQDKRKTLHEIGAYTTLEILLNTFCGAALEQHGGRTPSFKSRRVLDLIGNNAPDPHGSLHGAFLRMIDFIAGMTDSYASEMALEMTGRSSPK from the coding sequence TTGGACTGGCAAACCCTGCTGACCCGCGAACGACTGGGCAAGGCCCTCTACAGCCCCGAGGAGCTTGGCCGCAGCCCCTTTCACAAGGACCACGACCGTATCATCTTCTCCGGGGCCTTCCGCCGCCTGGGACGCAAGACCCAGGTGCATCCGGTCTCGAGCAACGACCATATTCACACCCGCCTCACCCATTCTCTCGAAGTCAGCTGCGTAGGACGCTCGCTGGGCATGCGTGTCGGCGAGACCCTACGCGGCCAACTGCCGGACTGGTGCGAGCCCAGCGACCTGGGAATGATCGTGCAGTCGGCCTGCCTGGCCCACGATATCGGCAACCCGCCGTTCGGCCACTCCGGCGAGGACGCCATCCGCCACTGGTTCCAGCAGGCCGCCGGACGCGGCTGGCTTGACGACATGAGCGACGACCAGCGTGCCGACTTCCTCAATTTCGAAGGCAATGCCCAGGGCTTTCGCGTGCTTACGCAGCTCGAGTACCACCAGTTCGACGGTGGCATGCGCCTGACGTACGCCACGCTCGGCGCCTACCTCAAGTACCCTTGGGCAGCGCGCCACGCCGATGCCCTGGGCTATAAGAAGCACAAGTTCGGCTGCTACCAGAGCGAACTGGTACTGCTCGAACAGATCGCCGGCAAGCTTGGCCTGCCCCAGCTCGAGCACCAGCGCTGGGCGCGCCATCCTCTGGTGTACCTGATGGAGGCTGCGGACGACATCTGCTACGCCTTGATCGACCTGGAGGACGGGCTGGAGATGGACCTGCTGCAATATGCCGAAGTCGAGGCGCTGCTGCTCGACCTGGTGGGTGACGATCTGCCGGAAACCTACCGCCTGCTGGGTCCGGGCGAGTCACGCCGGCGCAAGCTGGCGATCCTGCGCGGCAAGGCTATCGAGCATTTGACCAACGCCGCAGCCCAGGCCTTCGTCGAACAACAAGGCGCTCTGCTCGCCGGCCGGCTGAGCGGCGATCTGGTCGAACACATGCATGGCCCGGCACAACGCTGCGTGCTCCAGGCCAAGGATATGGCGCGTAAAAAAATCTTCCAGGACAAACGCAAGACCCTGCACGAGATCGGTGCTTACACGACCTTGGAGATCCTGCTCAACACCTTCTGTGGCGCCGCCCTGGAACAGCACGGTGGACGCACGCCATCGTTCAAGAGCCGGCGTGTGCTGGACCTGATCGGCAACAATGCCCCCGACCCACATGGCTCATTGCATGGTGCGTTCCTGCGCATGATCGATTTCATCGCTGGCATGACCGACAGCTATGCCAGCGAAATGGCACTGGAAATGACCGGACGCTCCAGTCCGAAGTAA
- a CDS encoding pseudouridine synthase yields the protein MTTPFDPARQQASTVCLPPGPWANVLDCLCDHFKGIAREQWLDRFARGRVLNADGQPIAADTLYRRGMRLHYFREVPNEKVIPVQEEILHVDEHLVVADKPHFLPVTPTGEYVEQTLLRRLIRRLGNPHLVPLHRIDRHTAGLVLFSANQQSRSAYQRLFPERRIDKHYQAIAAAMPQHDYPLVHRSRLVHGEPFFRMHEVEGVDNSETHACVLEKNGDLWRYGLSPVTGKTHQLRVHMAALGAGICNDPFYPQLVNEQDDYARPLKLLAHSLRFEDPLTGEVRYFESRLKLDW from the coding sequence ATGACCACGCCTTTCGACCCCGCCCGCCAGCAAGCCAGTACCGTATGCCTGCCTCCGGGGCCCTGGGCAAACGTGCTCGACTGCCTGTGCGATCATTTCAAGGGCATCGCGCGTGAGCAATGGCTTGACCGCTTCGCCCGGGGCCGGGTGCTGAATGCCGACGGCCAGCCTATTGCGGCGGATACGCTCTATCGGCGGGGCATGCGCTTGCACTACTTCCGTGAAGTGCCCAACGAGAAGGTGATCCCGGTGCAGGAAGAAATCCTGCATGTCGACGAGCACCTTGTGGTGGCGGACAAGCCGCACTTCCTGCCTGTGACGCCCACCGGCGAGTACGTCGAGCAGACGCTGCTGCGCCGGCTGATCCGGCGCCTGGGCAACCCGCACCTGGTGCCGCTGCACCGCATTGACCGGCACACCGCCGGGCTGGTGCTGTTTTCCGCCAACCAGCAAAGCCGTAGCGCCTATCAGCGCCTGTTCCCCGAGCGGCGCATCGACAAGCACTACCAGGCCATCGCCGCGGCGATGCCGCAGCATGATTACCCTCTGGTGCATCGCAGCCGCCTGGTACATGGCGAGCCGTTCTTCCGCATGCATGAGGTGGAAGGGGTCGACAACAGTGAAACCCACGCCTGTGTGCTGGAGAAAAATGGCGATCTGTGGCGCTATGGCCTGTCACCGGTCACCGGCAAGACCCACCAGTTGCGCGTGCATATGGCGGCGCTGGGCGCGGGGATCTGCAACGATCCGTTCTATCCGCAGCTGGTCAACGAGCAGGATGATTACGCACGGCCACTCAAGCTGCTGGCCCATAGCCTGCGTTTCGAGGATCCGTTGACGGGTGAGGTGCGTTACTTCGAGAGCCGGCTGAAGCTCGACTGGTAA
- a CDS encoding ammonium transporter, which translates to MENTHSAMDSLVHGSNTLFILMGAILVLAMHAGFAFLEVGTVRYKNQVNALSKILSDFAISALVYFFVGYWIAYGVSFLQPAAVLAGDHGYALVKCFFLLTFAAAIPAIISGGIAERARFAPQLCATALIVAFIYPFFEGIVWNGNFGLQAWLQARFGAPFHDFAGSVVVHAMGGWLALAAVLLLGARRGRYRDGRLVAFAPSSIPFLALGSWILIVGWFGFNVMSAQTLQGVSGLVAINSLMAMVGGTLSALLAGRNDPGFLHNGPLAGLVAVCAGSDLMHPVGALVTGLVAGGLFVWCFTAAQNRWKIDDVLGVWPLHGLCGVWGGIACGVFGQVALGGLGGVSLVSQLLGSLSGVLVALVGGFVVYGAIKALHGLRLSHEQEFQGADLSVHRIGATSQD; encoded by the coding sequence ATGGAAAACACCCACAGCGCGATGGACTCCCTGGTCCACGGCTCCAACACTTTGTTCATCCTCATGGGCGCGATCCTGGTTCTGGCCATGCATGCGGGGTTCGCCTTTCTCGAGGTCGGCACGGTGCGGTACAAGAATCAGGTCAACGCCTTGTCGAAGATCCTCAGCGATTTCGCCATCTCGGCGCTGGTGTACTTCTTCGTCGGCTACTGGATCGCCTATGGCGTGAGCTTCCTGCAGCCGGCGGCGGTGCTGGCCGGCGACCATGGCTACGCGCTGGTCAAATGTTTCTTCCTGCTGACCTTCGCCGCGGCGATTCCGGCAATCATTTCCGGCGGCATCGCCGAACGGGCACGCTTTGCGCCGCAACTGTGCGCAACGGCGTTGATCGTGGCGTTCATCTACCCGTTTTTCGAAGGCATCGTGTGGAACGGCAACTTCGGCTTGCAGGCCTGGTTGCAAGCGCGCTTCGGTGCGCCGTTCCACGACTTTGCCGGCTCCGTGGTGGTGCATGCCATGGGAGGCTGGCTGGCGCTGGCGGCGGTGCTGCTGCTGGGCGCGCGCCGCGGCCGCTATCGCGATGGCCGGCTGGTGGCGTTCGCGCCCTCGAGCATTCCGTTCCTGGCGCTGGGGTCGTGGATCCTGATCGTCGGCTGGTTCGGCTTCAACGTCATGAGCGCGCAGACCTTGCAAGGGGTGAGCGGGCTGGTGGCGATCAACTCGCTGATGGCCATGGTCGGTGGCACCCTGTCGGCCCTGCTGGCCGGGCGCAACGACCCCGGCTTCCTGCACAACGGCCCGCTGGCCGGCCTGGTGGCGGTGTGCGCGGGTTCCGACCTGATGCATCCGGTGGGGGCGCTGGTCACCGGCCTGGTGGCAGGCGGGCTGTTCGTCTGGTGCTTCACTGCGGCGCAGAACCGCTGGAAGATCGACGACGTGCTGGGTGTGTGGCCGTTGCACGGCCTATGCGGTGTGTGGGGCGGCATCGCCTGCGGCGTGTTCGGGCAGGTGGCTCTGGGTGGTTTGGGCGGTGTCAGCCTAGTCAGCCAGCTGTTGGGCAGCCTGTCGGGTGTGCTGGTGGCGCTGGTCGGTGGCTTTGTCGTTTACGGGGCGATCAAGGCGTTGCATGGCTTGCGTCTGAGTCATGAGCAGGAGTTCCAGGGCGCCGACTTGTCTGTGCATCGGATTGGCGCCACCAGTCAGGATTGA
- a CDS encoding glutaredoxin family protein, translating to MLPETQLFGTLGCHLCEVAEAVLMPFVEHGLLVELVDIADSEALFERYGLSIPVLRRCDTGAELGWPFDAEQVVAFLG from the coding sequence ATGCTGCCTGAAACCCAATTGTTCGGCACCCTCGGGTGCCATCTGTGCGAAGTGGCCGAAGCTGTGCTGATGCCCTTCGTCGAGCACGGCTTGCTGGTCGAGCTGGTCGATATCGCCGACAGCGAGGCGCTGTTCGAACGCTATGGGCTGAGCATCCCGGTGCTGCGCCGTTGCGACACCGGCGCCGAGCTAGGCTGGCCGTTCGATGCCGAGCAGGTGGTGGCCTTCCTCGGCTGA
- a CDS encoding DUF883 family protein, protein MASKSAKTAQDILMADFQALVRDTEKLLADTANLAGDQADELREQIHDRLVQARETLQLTQDSVRARGQAALGSAEQYVQENPWQAIGIAAGVGLLIGLLAKR, encoded by the coding sequence ATGGCCAGCAAATCGGCAAAGACTGCACAAGACATACTGATGGCTGACTTCCAGGCTCTGGTCCGCGACACCGAAAAGCTGCTGGCCGACACGGCCAACCTGGCAGGCGACCAGGCCGATGAACTGCGCGAGCAGATCCACGATCGCCTGGTCCAGGCTCGTGAAACCCTGCAACTGACCCAGGACTCGGTGCGCGCCCGTGGCCAGGCGGCCCTGGGCAGCGCCGAGCAGTACGTGCAGGAGAATCCGTGGCAGGCCATCGGCATCGCCGCCGGCGTCGGCCTGCTGATCGGTCTGCTGGCCAAGCGCTGA
- a CDS encoding transcriptional regulator — MLNVEQLKYSINHMAPERVCEAVLELRLDGIVTDERTPFGKVHFNTCFAEIEALFQRAGFHRPLDVVGYQGLIYALYDPGRWDAVQVLRWLKARCEPASEAG; from the coding sequence ATGCTCAATGTCGAGCAACTCAAGTACAGCATCAATCACATGGCTCCCGAGCGTGTGTGCGAGGCCGTGCTGGAACTACGCCTCGACGGCATCGTCACCGACGAGCGCACACCGTTCGGCAAGGTGCATTTCAACACCTGCTTCGCCGAGATCGAGGCGCTGTTCCAACGCGCCGGCTTCCACCGTCCGCTGGACGTGGTGGGCTACCAGGGCCTGATCTACGCCCTCTACGATCCGGGGCGCTGGGACGCGGTGCAGGTGCTGCGCTGGCTCAAGGCGCGTTGCGAGCCGGCCAGCGAGGCTGGTTGA
- a CDS encoding response regulator transcription factor, with translation MHSVFIVDDHPVIRLAIRMLLENQGYRVVGESDNGVDAMQLIRETPPDLVILDISIPKLDGLEMLSRLQAMAIPLKVLVLTAQSPALFAIRCMHSGAAGYVCKQEDLSELLSAIKAVLSGYNYFPSQALNPPPTGSNQELELFRQVNDRELMVLQLFAQGRSNKEIAKGMFLSNKTVSTYKKRLMHKLRASTLVELIDVAKRNALV, from the coding sequence ATGCACTCAGTCTTTATCGTTGATGACCATCCCGTAATACGCCTGGCGATTCGGATGTTGCTGGAAAACCAGGGATACCGGGTGGTCGGTGAATCGGATAATGGCGTGGACGCCATGCAGTTGATCCGCGAAACCCCACCGGACCTGGTCATTCTGGACATCAGCATCCCCAAGCTCGATGGCCTGGAAATGCTCTCGCGCCTGCAGGCCATGGCCATCCCGCTGAAGGTCCTGGTGCTGACCGCGCAATCACCTGCACTGTTCGCGATCCGCTGCATGCACTCCGGTGCGGCCGGGTATGTGTGCAAGCAGGAAGATCTCAGCGAACTGCTCAGTGCCATCAAAGCCGTACTGTCCGGCTACAACTATTTCCCTAGCCAGGCACTCAATCCACCACCGACTGGCAGCAACCAGGAGCTGGAACTGTTCCGCCAGGTCAACGACAGGGAGTTGATGGTCCTGCAGCTCTTTGCCCAGGGCCGTAGCAACAAGGAAATTGCCAAGGGCATGTTTCTCAGCAACAAGACCGTCAGCACCTACAAGAAACGCCTCATGCACAAGTTGCGTGCCAGCACATTGGTGGAGTTGATCGACGTCGCCAAACGCAACGCATTGGTCTGA
- a CDS encoding methyl-accepting chemotaxis protein: MRNNQPITQRERTFPAQQRLISTTNAKGVITYCNDAFIEISGFSRDELMGAPHNLVRHPDVPPAVFAHMWQTLKQGLPWMGIVKNRCKSGDHYWVNAYVTPIFDSNQVVGYESVRVKPTAEQIRRAEALYQRINQGKSAIPKRDKWLPVLQDWLPFILISQVGFLIGNWLGHSWGFALAAGLSVPLGLLGLSWQQRGLKRLLRLAEQTTSDPLIAQMYTDSRGVQARLEMAMLSQDARMKTCLTRLQDSAEQLSDQARQSDTLAHQSSSGLERQRVETEQVAAAVNQMAATTQEVANHVQRTADATQEANRLTSQGRDIAGETRDAIERLSAAVGETGLTVTQLAKDSDEIGGVVDVIKGIADQTNLLALNAAIEAARAGEMGRGFAVVADEVRQLAQRTAESTGQIHTLIAKLQQTANNAVQTMETGHRQAQEGVERVMQADQALVGISEAVANITDMATQIAAATEEQSAVAEEISRNISTIADLADQTAGQAQRSALLSEELTSTAGTQYSLVERFNR, encoded by the coding sequence ATGCGTAACAACCAGCCGATTACCCAGAGAGAACGGACTTTCCCTGCCCAGCAGCGGTTGATCTCCACCACCAACGCCAAGGGCGTGATCACTTACTGCAACGATGCCTTCATCGAGATCAGCGGTTTTTCCCGCGATGAGCTGATGGGCGCACCGCACAACCTTGTGCGCCACCCCGACGTACCACCAGCCGTGTTCGCCCATATGTGGCAAACCCTGAAGCAGGGCCTGCCGTGGATGGGCATCGTCAAGAACCGCTGCAAGTCGGGCGACCACTACTGGGTCAATGCCTACGTCACGCCGATCTTCGACAGCAACCAGGTAGTCGGCTACGAGTCGGTGCGGGTCAAGCCCACCGCCGAGCAGATTCGCCGCGCCGAGGCGCTGTACCAGCGCATCAACCAGGGCAAGTCGGCCATCCCGAAACGTGACAAATGGCTGCCCGTGCTGCAGGACTGGCTGCCGTTCATCCTGATCAGCCAGGTCGGTTTCCTGATCGGCAACTGGCTGGGCCACTCCTGGGGCTTCGCCCTGGCCGCCGGCCTGTCGGTGCCGCTCGGCCTGCTTGGACTGAGCTGGCAGCAACGTGGCCTCAAGCGCCTGCTGCGCCTGGCAGAACAGACCACCTCCGACCCGCTGATCGCGCAAATGTATACCGACAGCCGCGGCGTCCAGGCACGCCTGGAAATGGCCATGCTCAGCCAGGACGCACGGATGAAGACCTGCCTGACCCGCCTGCAGGACAGCGCCGAGCAGCTCAGCGACCAGGCCCGCCAGTCCGACACCCTGGCCCACCAGAGCTCGTCGGGCCTGGAGCGCCAGCGCGTGGAAACCGAGCAGGTCGCCGCCGCCGTCAACCAGATGGCCGCCACCACCCAGGAAGTGGCCAACCATGTCCAGCGCACCGCCGACGCGACGCAGGAGGCCAATCGCCTGACCAGCCAGGGTCGCGATATCGCTGGTGAAACCCGTGACGCCATCGAGCGACTGTCGGCCGCGGTGGGCGAGACCGGGCTGACCGTCACCCAGCTGGCCAAGGACAGCGACGAGATTGGCGGCGTGGTCGATGTGATCAAGGGCATCGCCGACCAGACCAACCTGCTGGCGCTCAACGCAGCCATCGAAGCGGCGCGTGCCGGTGAGATGGGCCGCGGCTTCGCCGTGGTGGCCGACGAGGTTCGCCAGTTGGCCCAGCGCACCGCCGAGTCCACCGGGCAGATCCACACCCTGATCGCCAAGCTGCAGCAGACCGCCAACAACGCGGTGCAGACCATGGAGACCGGCCATCGCCAGGCCCAGGAAGGCGTCGAGCGGGTCATGCAGGCCGACCAGGCATTGGTGGGTATCAGCGAAGCCGTGGCCAACATCACCGACATGGCGACGCAAATCGCCGCCGCCACCGAAGAGCAGAGCGCGGTGGCCGAGGAGATCAGCCGTAACATCAGCACCATCGCCGACCTCGCCGACCAGACCGCCGGCCAAGCCCAGCGTTCGGCGCTGCTCAGCGAAGAGCTGACCAGCACGGCGGGTACCCAGTACTCGCTGGTGGAACGCTTCAACCGCTGA
- a CDS encoding phage holin family protein, with product MDNEAIGTGASGRRLGAAVLGLLHSHIELFGIELQEQKARTLSLLLFAGLALVFALLLLTALSGLVLVLLWDSYRLAGIIGLCVFYGIAALYCGLRLKAAVFDESSPFNATLEELAKDRERLLP from the coding sequence ATGGACAACGAAGCCATCGGCACGGGCGCCTCCGGCAGGCGCCTGGGCGCAGCTGTGCTGGGCTTGCTGCACAGCCATATCGAGCTGTTCGGTATCGAGTTGCAGGAGCAGAAGGCTCGAACCTTGAGCCTGCTGTTGTTCGCCGGTCTGGCGCTGGTGTTCGCCCTGCTGCTGCTGACCGCCCTGTCGGGCCTGGTGCTGGTGCTGCTGTGGGACAGCTACCGCCTGGCCGGAATCATCGGCCTGTGCGTGTTCTACGGGATCGCCGCGCTGTATTGCGGCCTGCGCCTGAAGGCCGCGGTGTTCGACGAGTCCTCGCCCTTCAACGCCACCCTCGAGGAGTTGGCCAAGGATCGGGAGCGCCTGCTGCCATGA